One region of Marivirga arenosa genomic DNA includes:
- a CDS encoding CHAT domain-containing protein translates to MKKLLAILLLIMISFSSNAQRLSNFYIEVIRESRVKNIDSLITNISKDSISIETELLLAELFFLKGLNDKSQAFHDQFFSKNKMIVKHSEPEVYARWLKNYGLILWNQGKNQQAIEYFQQSLNTYKGIKGIGKVNIADLLNNMGLVYVDDDPEKAINYYHQALIIYEENITENIDKIIQISVNISLAESRLGNSIKALKVLNSALSDWSEIHEKGLPTEAFINLNIGNIYLADQQFVLAGDYLNEAKEIYISNYGSRNSELANVYSALASLGLQNQDYENAIFNIQKGLEANSFSFSSKNYKLNPEKNDAIRMNVQLSLLTQKANILESYYYGFSLNNDHLIIALNTIELANQLIENLRVSTQNKKDQIQLSNDAAGVYELGQRITLQLHEVSLFGNEYLKKAFQFSEQSKSSLLRLSVIESEAKSFSGIPDAMIQKEADLTADMAYLSTQISLETNISELDQLKGKYFNLNQEYESFISELEVNYPRYFQLKHKNKKNSVEQIQSSMPENTAIIEYSNLNSTDQTIQYILTSNSITFNRVYNNDELLKYLRAYRNTLNYNLKSSFCKISHILYDHLFPSKLDKNLNKLIVIPDGELSTIPFEALISKKSKSDDYYAQEYLINKYELEYSYTAALYMNKISDSYSDNALLISPVEFGGQIANLPGTEAESQYFTQWCDQKSIPVNSLLRNNATKENFKSADLNDYRYIHLATHGTVDLETPDLSGVYFKPTELKSEQNILYVGEIYGLDINAELVVLSACETGLGQINRGEGVMGLGQAFAYSGASNLILSLWKVADKSTSLLMQNFYQEDLKQSKPSFSKSLQLAKINMINSDYSAPYYWAPFVLWKK, encoded by the coding sequence ATGAAAAAGCTGTTAGCAATACTCTTATTGATTATGATTTCATTTAGTAGTAATGCTCAGCGCTTATCTAATTTTTATATTGAGGTAATTCGGGAAAGCCGTGTAAAGAATATTGATTCGCTTATTACTAATATATCAAAGGATTCTATTTCAATTGAAACTGAATTATTATTGGCTGAATTGTTTTTTTTGAAAGGATTAAATGATAAATCTCAAGCATTTCACGACCAATTCTTTTCTAAAAATAAAATGATAGTGAAGCACTCAGAACCTGAAGTGTATGCCAGGTGGCTGAAGAACTATGGATTAATTCTATGGAATCAGGGAAAGAACCAGCAGGCAATAGAATATTTTCAACAATCTTTAAATACTTATAAAGGTATTAAAGGTATAGGCAAAGTTAATATTGCTGATTTATTAAATAATATGGGGTTAGTTTATGTAGATGATGATCCTGAGAAAGCAATTAATTATTACCACCAAGCTTTAATAATTTATGAGGAGAATATAACAGAGAATATTGATAAAATCATTCAAATATCGGTTAATATAAGTTTGGCAGAATCTAGGTTGGGAAATAGTATTAAGGCTTTAAAAGTTCTGAATTCAGCTTTAAGTGACTGGTCTGAAATACATGAAAAAGGGTTGCCAACTGAAGCCTTTATAAATTTAAATATCGGTAATATTTATCTAGCAGATCAACAATTTGTACTAGCGGGAGACTATTTAAATGAGGCGAAAGAGATTTACATCTCAAATTATGGGAGTAGAAATTCTGAATTAGCAAATGTATATTCAGCATTAGCCTCCTTAGGATTACAAAATCAGGATTATGAAAATGCAATTTTTAATATTCAAAAAGGATTGGAAGCGAATAGTTTTAGTTTTTCATCAAAGAACTATAAGTTAAATCCTGAAAAGAACGATGCCATAAGGATGAATGTACAATTATCCTTATTAACTCAAAAAGCTAATATATTAGAATCTTATTATTATGGTTTTTCATTAAATAATGATCATCTGATTATTGCTTTGAATACAATTGAGTTAGCTAATCAATTAATTGAGAACCTAAGAGTTAGTACACAAAATAAAAAGGATCAAATTCAATTGAGTAATGATGCCGCAGGCGTGTATGAATTAGGTCAGAGAATAACTTTACAACTTCATGAAGTAAGCCTTTTTGGTAATGAATATTTGAAGAAAGCTTTTCAATTTTCAGAGCAGTCAAAATCGTCATTGTTGAGGTTATCTGTAATAGAATCGGAAGCCAAAAGCTTTTCTGGTATTCCAGACGCCATGATTCAAAAAGAGGCTGATCTTACAGCTGATATGGCTTATTTAAGTACTCAAATATCACTGGAAACCAATATATCTGAATTAGATCAATTGAAGGGGAAATATTTTAATCTAAATCAGGAATATGAGAGCTTTATTAGTGAATTAGAAGTAAATTATCCTAGATATTTTCAACTAAAACATAAAAATAAGAAGAATAGCGTAGAGCAGATTCAAAGTTCTATGCCTGAAAATACTGCTATTATTGAATATTCTAACTTGAATAGTACTGATCAAACGATTCAATACATTCTCACTTCAAATTCAATTACTTTTAATAGGGTTTATAATAATGATGAGCTTTTAAAGTATTTAAGAGCCTATAGAAATACTTTAAATTATAATCTTAAATCTAGTTTCTGTAAGATTTCTCATATATTATATGATCACTTATTTCCCTCAAAACTGGATAAAAATTTAAATAAGCTTATAGTTATTCCTGATGGAGAATTATCAACTATTCCATTTGAAGCATTAATCTCGAAAAAATCAAAAAGTGATGATTATTACGCTCAAGAGTATTTAATAAATAAGTATGAGCTAGAATATTCATATACAGCAGCATTGTATATGAACAAAATAAGTGATTCATATTCTGATAATGCATTGTTAATTTCTCCGGTTGAGTTTGGTGGTCAAATAGCAAATTTACCAGGTACTGAGGCAGAAAGTCAATATTTTACGCAATGGTGTGATCAAAAATCAATACCAGTTAATTCATTGTTACGTAATAATGCTACTAAAGAAAATTTCAAATCTGCGGACTTAAATGATTATAGATATATTCATTTGGCTACTCATGGCACAGTAGATTTGGAAACACCGGATTTGTCAGGAGTATATTTTAAGCCAACTGAGTTGAAGTCAGAACAGAACATATTATATGTGGGTGAAATTTACGGATTAGACATTAATGCAGAACTGGTTGTACTATCAGCTTGTGAAACCGGATTAGGACAAATAAATAGGGGAGAAGGGGTGATGGGCTTGGGGCAAGCTTTTGCTTATTCAGGTGCTAGTAACTTAATTCTTTCATTATGGAAAGTGGCGGATAAATCTACTTCTCTATTAATGCAAAATTTCTATCAGGAAGATTTAAAGCAATCAAAGCCTTCATTTTCAAAATCATTACAGTTAGCAAAAATAAATATGATTAATTCAGATTATAGTGCTCCGTACTATTGGGCTCCTTTTGTTCTATGGAAAAAGTGA
- a CDS encoding PAS domain-containing protein — protein sequence MNIFSRLQHIGVDEAYTEYVNSKIKLSNVVALFNLLLVAIPFSFISFIHVPNLAFIPLLGIVAVALTWVLNYSKAIYLARIISAISPLFLTALFTIYLVDEGENIPLVLALFMLVFSLVPFLVFDIREKSYLIFSASFNFLVFVTIESSLAFFTEGFDDSFITEGFLYSINFTVSILLAFLIVFMMAYINYRAELKSQQLIEDNEKQTKELHDSENELKQNLEEVRKSQEEEKNRAWVTEGLGRINNLTRQHDDPEVLSKEVISEIVKYSGANQGALYLVEKEEEDSEPYLEMKSAFAFGRRKKIKDKVKVGEGLIGQCYLEKDMIFLTEVPDDFVRIKSGLGDAPPKNIVIMPMMTNEKIEGILEIASFEILEDYKVDYLKKLGESLATSFSLNKINANTKRLLELSQEQEEQMRSQAEELHQNMEELQATQEEMERKNKETEEQNQQLQQQEEELRQNMEELSAQSDEMEKQMHEMEKMQAEMQAREQILNESTIVSEADLFGTITYVNQKLIDTAKYSREEMIGKPHSIFRHPDMPSEVYKLLWDTIKSGNVFRGIVKNKAKDGSVYWVDAVISPVLDAEGKPKKYVGVRYVIEQEEIAQKLFDEQLKKLGLK from the coding sequence ATGAACATTTTTTCCCGATTGCAGCATATTGGTGTTGATGAAGCATATACTGAGTATGTAAACAGTAAAATAAAATTGAGTAATGTGGTTGCTCTTTTCAATTTACTATTAGTAGCAATTCCATTTTCTTTTATTTCTTTTATTCATGTTCCAAATTTAGCCTTTATACCATTATTAGGAATAGTTGCTGTTGCATTAACTTGGGTATTAAATTATAGTAAAGCTATTTATCTTGCCAGGATTATTTCTGCTATCTCCCCTTTATTTTTAACAGCCCTTTTCACAATTTATCTGGTAGATGAAGGAGAAAATATACCTTTGGTTTTGGCTCTTTTTATGTTAGTCTTTTCACTTGTTCCGTTTTTAGTTTTTGATATTAGGGAAAAGTCATATTTGATCTTTTCAGCAAGTTTTAACTTTTTAGTTTTTGTAACAATTGAAAGTTCATTGGCCTTCTTCACTGAAGGTTTTGATGATTCATTCATTACGGAAGGTTTTTTATATTCTATAAATTTTACAGTCTCCATCTTATTAGCTTTTCTTATTGTATTTATGATGGCTTACATCAATTATCGAGCAGAATTGAAGAGTCAGCAACTGATTGAAGATAATGAAAAGCAAACAAAAGAGCTTCATGATTCTGAAAATGAATTAAAACAGAATTTAGAAGAAGTTAGAAAGTCACAAGAAGAGGAAAAGAATAGAGCTTGGGTTACGGAAGGATTAGGAAGGATAAATAATTTAACACGTCAACACGATGATCCTGAGGTATTATCTAAGGAGGTGATAAGTGAGATTGTTAAATACAGTGGTGCGAATCAAGGTGCATTATATTTAGTTGAAAAGGAAGAGGAAGATTCAGAACCTTATCTTGAAATGAAATCGGCTTTTGCATTTGGTAGAAGAAAGAAAATAAAAGATAAGGTAAAAGTAGGGGAAGGATTGATTGGGCAATGCTATTTGGAGAAGGATATGATTTTTCTTACAGAAGTTCCAGATGATTTTGTGAGAATAAAAAGTGGTCTTGGAGATGCCCCTCCAAAAAATATCGTCATTATGCCCATGATGACTAATGAGAAAATAGAGGGGATTTTAGAAATTGCTTCATTTGAAATTTTGGAAGATTATAAAGTTGACTACTTGAAGAAGCTAGGGGAAAGCTTGGCTACTTCTTTTAGCTTAAATAAAATTAATGCAAATACTAAACGTCTTTTAGAGCTTTCACAAGAACAAGAGGAGCAGATGAGATCTCAAGCTGAGGAACTTCATCAAAATATGGAGGAATTACAAGCAACTCAGGAAGAGATGGAAAGAAAAAATAAAGAAACTGAGGAGCAGAATCAGCAATTACAGCAACAAGAAGAAGAACTGAGACAAAATATGGAAGAATTGAGTGCTCAGTCCGATGAGATGGAGAAGCAAATGCATGAGATGGAGAAAATGCAAGCTGAAATGCAAGCTCGAGAGCAGATACTAAATGAATCTACTATTGTTTCAGAAGCTGATTTATTTGGTACTATTACTTATGTGAATCAAAAGCTTATTGATACTGCCAAATACAGCAGAGAAGAAATGATCGGGAAACCGCATAGTATATTTAGACATCCTGATATGCCATCAGAAGTCTATAAACTATTATGGGATACAATTAAGTCAGGTAATGTATTCAGAGGGATCGTAAAGAATAAAGCAAAGGATGGTTCAGTTTATTGGGTAGATGCGGTTATCTCTCCAGTACTTGATGCTGAAGGTAAGCCCAAAAAATACGTAGGGGTTCGATATGTGATTGAACAAGAAGAAATAGCTCAAAAACTATTTGATGAACAACTCAAAAAATTAGGATTGAAATAA
- a CDS encoding TetR/AcrR family transcriptional regulator — translation MITKIKGNRKQQIIDKATSLFQKQGYAATSMRDLASYIGIEAASLYSHIKSKEEILQTICFQMANDFFNSLEKVESADLSADIRLKNAVASHVKVLTKDSAASAVFFSEWRHLSDKYLKEFLDMRNSYENKFIQILIDGYKEGVFKKMDAKFTVLALLSSINWMPSWYKPEGQLSPEEIAENVTDVFINGLKIRS, via the coding sequence ATGATTACAAAAATAAAAGGAAATAGAAAGCAGCAAATAATTGATAAAGCTACTTCACTTTTTCAAAAACAAGGTTATGCCGCCACAAGCATGCGTGACTTAGCCAGTTACATAGGTATTGAAGCTGCTAGTTTGTACTCTCATATTAAATCGAAGGAAGAGATTTTACAGACTATTTGTTTTCAAATGGCAAACGATTTTTTCAACTCTTTAGAAAAAGTAGAATCTGCAGATTTAAGTGCTGATATCAGACTTAAAAACGCAGTAGCGTCCCATGTGAAAGTATTAACTAAAGATAGTGCTGCAAGTGCAGTGTTCTTTTCGGAATGGAGACATTTGAGTGATAAATACTTAAAAGAATTTCTCGATATGAGAAATTCTTATGAAAATAAATTTATCCAAATATTAATTGACGGATATAAAGAAGGGGTATTCAAAAAGATGGATGCGAAATTCACTGTTTTAGCATTACTATCATCGATAAATTGGATGCCATCTTGGTATAAACCTGAAGGGCAATTAAGCCCAGAAGAAATTGCTGAGAATGTAACCGATGTATTCATTAATGGATTAAAAATTAGATCTTAA
- a CDS encoding phenylacetic acid degradation b: MSDFLNSLDPRINRLNIPAEFGTTFPSKENKDQFVTFEVFVQPKENKPYQHEGIVHAPTIDMAFLFAKEQFSRRGMSCSGVWVIKTDNIQVSPITENDEDIYDFIHEEIMEGAEKGKNEAYQVFHLKKRGKQHVHVGELEATSFEEALFNAKSKFQEEKAILNIWVAKEEDFLKIEGEEFTDIWETLPEKKYRDAMDYRATEKIKKFKAEQNA; encoded by the coding sequence ATGTCAGATTTTTTAAACTCGCTTGACCCTAGAATAAATAGGTTGAATATCCCAGCAGAGTTTGGTACTACTTTTCCTTCAAAGGAAAACAAGGATCAATTTGTAACTTTTGAGGTATTTGTTCAGCCTAAAGAAAATAAACCTTATCAACATGAGGGTATTGTTCATGCCCCAACTATTGATATGGCATTTTTATTTGCTAAAGAACAGTTCAGCCGAAGAGGGATGAGCTGTTCAGGCGTTTGGGTAATCAAAACAGACAATATCCAGGTCTCTCCCATCACCGAAAATGATGAAGATATTTATGATTTCATTCATGAAGAAATTATGGAGGGGGCTGAAAAAGGTAAAAATGAAGCTTATCAAGTTTTTCATTTGAAGAAAAGAGGAAAGCAACACGTGCATGTGGGTGAATTGGAAGCTACCTCTTTCGAAGAAGCTTTATTTAATGCGAAAAGCAAATTTCAGGAAGAGAAAGCCATCCTTAATATTTGGGTAGCAAAAGAAGAAGACTTCTTGAAGATTGAGGGTGAAGAATTCACTGATATTTGGGAGACTCTTCCTGAGAAGAAATACAGAGATGCAATGGATTACAGAGCCACTGAGAAGATTAAAAAATTTAAAGCAGAACAAAACGCATAA
- the paaA gene encoding 1,2-phenylacetyl-CoA epoxidase subunit PaaA produces the protein MYGGGQVFEPSSVNNELLKDEDPQKLAEFEARIARGEKIEPNDWMPKLYRKQLIRMIEQHAHSEIIGALPEGTWITRAPGFKRKLALMAKVQDEVGHAQLLYGAAETLGKSREQMIEDLITGKSKYSNIFNYPTFTWADSCFISWLVDAGAIVNQLANARGSYGPYCRALDRICAEESFHLKYGHHCVIHLATGTPKQRQMMQEAVNRWWAPMMHFFGPSDKMSTHTQILTKWKVKMATNDECRQQFLDMYVPKIWELGLTIPDENLKKNEETGEWEFTEPDWEEFKRVINGDGPCNKERLAVRRTAEERGAWVRRALTAKTKGEEYVAPLA, from the coding sequence ATGTACGGAGGCGGACAAGTATTTGAACCTTCATCAGTAAACAATGAGTTACTGAAAGATGAAGACCCACAAAAATTAGCTGAATTTGAAGCTCGAATAGCAAGAGGTGAGAAAATTGAACCTAATGATTGGATGCCAAAGCTATACAGAAAGCAATTAATAAGAATGATTGAGCAACACGCTCACTCTGAAATTATTGGGGCTCTTCCTGAAGGAACTTGGATTACAAGAGCACCTGGTTTCAAAAGAAAATTAGCTTTAATGGCGAAAGTACAAGATGAGGTAGGTCACGCGCAATTATTATACGGTGCTGCTGAAACCTTAGGAAAAAGCCGTGAGCAAATGATTGAAGACCTTATCACAGGTAAATCAAAATACTCTAACATTTTCAACTACCCTACTTTCACATGGGCAGATTCATGTTTTATTTCATGGTTAGTAGATGCTGGTGCAATTGTTAACCAATTAGCGAATGCTAGAGGTAGTTATGGACCATATTGCAGAGCTTTAGATAGAATCTGTGCTGAAGAATCTTTCCATTTAAAGTATGGACATCATTGTGTAATTCACCTTGCTACAGGTACTCCTAAGCAAAGACAAATGATGCAAGAAGCGGTAAATAGATGGTGGGCACCAATGATGCACTTCTTTGGTCCTTCTGATAAAATGTCAACGCACACTCAAATTTTAACGAAATGGAAAGTAAAGATGGCTACTAATGATGAGTGTCGTCAGCAGTTTTTAGACATGTATGTACCTAAAATCTGGGAATTAGGATTAACTATTCCTGATGAGAACTTAAAGAAAAATGAGGAAACAGGTGAATGGGAATTCACTGAACCAGATTGGGAAGAATTTAAAAGAGTTATTAATGGTGATGGACCTTGTAACAAAGAGCGTTTAGCAGTAAGAAGAACAGCTGAAGAAAGAGGTGCTTGGGTAAGAAGAGCCTTAACTGCTAAAACAAAAGGTGAAGAATACGTTGCTCCATTAGCTTAA
- the rplI gene encoding 50S ribosomal protein L9, producing MEVILTQDINGLGYKNDTVTVKPGYGRNYLIPQGYAIIANNSNQKKIAENIRQAAHKAAKLKKDAEEIAQKIGDLTLNIKTKAGESGKIFGAVTTLQIADALKEKGFDIDRKKIAISGDIKQLGEYSANIDLHKEVKKEISLVVESE from the coding sequence ATGGAAGTAATCTTAACACAAGATATAAATGGATTGGGCTATAAAAATGATACAGTAACTGTAAAGCCCGGATATGGCAGAAATTACTTAATCCCTCAGGGTTATGCAATTATTGCTAATAATTCAAATCAAAAGAAAATTGCTGAGAACATTCGTCAAGCAGCTCACAAAGCAGCAAAATTGAAAAAAGATGCTGAAGAGATAGCTCAAAAAATTGGCGACTTAACATTGAATATCAAAACAAAAGCTGGTGAAAGCGGTAAGATATTTGGAGCCGTTACTACGCTACAAATTGCTGATGCTTTGAAAGAAAAAGGTTTTGATATCGATAGAAAGAAAATTGCAATTTCAGGAGATATCAAGCAATTAGGTGAGTATTCAGCTAATATCGATTTACACAAAGAAGTAAAGAAAGAAATCTCTTTAGTAGTAGAATCAGAGTAA
- the rpsR gene encoding 30S ribosomal protein S18 has translation MTLHNEPINQKKQDNQKKYCRFKRYGIKYIDYKDPNFLLKFVNEQGKLLPSRITGTSAKYQKKVAQAVKRARHIALLPYVTDSLK, from the coding sequence ATGACACTTCATAACGAGCCAATAAACCAGAAAAAGCAAGATAATCAGAAGAAATATTGCCGTTTCAAAAGATACGGTATCAAATATATTGATTATAAAGATCCTAACTTCTTATTGAAGTTTGTGAATGAGCAAGGTAAATTATTACCAAGCAGAATCACGGGTACTAGTGCTAAATATCAAAAGAAAGTGGCACAAGCTGTAAAAAGAGCAAGACATATTGCCCTTTTACCTTATGTTACTGATTCATTAAAATAA
- the paaC gene encoding 1,2-phenylacetyl-CoA epoxidase subunit PaaC: MTEEALKDLLYKIADDLLILGHRNSEWTGVGPLLEEDIAFSSMAQDKVGQSLAFYQLLHQLGEQDPDTVAFTRNAEQFHNSQFVELPIGEYDFSLIRHFLFDHADYIRFSMLAECPIEEVAKVARKLKGEIKYHVMHANTWIKQLATANEEAHDRLQKSLEKALPYALGMFEPSKFEKEIVEAGVYPGEAEIEKQWKENIAIVLEEAGLKLPDWNSIEAVYGGRYGKHTEHLQPLVEEMSEVFRVDPTADW; this comes from the coding sequence ATGACTGAAGAAGCACTAAAAGATTTGTTATATAAAATTGCGGATGATCTATTGATTTTAGGTCATAGAAATTCCGAGTGGACGGGAGTTGGCCCATTATTAGAAGAAGACATTGCTTTTTCTTCTATGGCACAAGATAAAGTAGGGCAAAGCTTAGCGTTTTATCAACTTCTTCATCAACTAGGAGAGCAAGATCCTGATACTGTAGCATTCACAAGAAATGCAGAACAATTTCATAATAGTCAATTTGTAGAATTGCCAATTGGTGAATATGATTTCAGCTTAATCCGTCATTTCTTATTTGATCATGCGGATTATATTAGGTTTAGCATGTTAGCTGAGTGTCCTATTGAAGAAGTCGCAAAAGTAGCTAGAAAATTAAAAGGTGAAATTAAATATCATGTGATGCATGCCAATACTTGGATTAAGCAATTAGCTACTGCAAATGAAGAAGCTCATGATAGACTTCAAAAAAGCTTAGAAAAGGCCTTACCTTATGCTTTAGGAATGTTTGAACCTTCTAAATTTGAAAAAGAAATAGTAGAAGCAGGTGTTTACCCTGGAGAAGCTGAAATTGAGAAGCAGTGGAAAGAAAATATTGCCATTGTTTTGGAGGAAGCAGGTTTGAAATTACCAGATTGGAATTCAATTGAAGCTGTGTATGGTGGTAGATATGGAAAGCATACTGAGCATCTTCAACCATTAGTTGAGGAAATGAGTGAAGTATTCAGAGTTGACCCAACTGCTGATTGGTAA
- a CDS encoding DUF4256 domain-containing protein, producing the protein MNQITEAEKEQFKSTLKTRFHQNMHRHKEMNWSTISDFLNANESILNTIYKMEKTGGEPDLLKFPDGRILYLDFSKESPSGRRSLCYDHEALINRKKNPPKNSAEDISNELGIKILNEKDYKYLQSIENFDTKTSSWIETPEEIRKLGGALFADFRYKHVFIYHNGADSYYSARGLRGSVEISI; encoded by the coding sequence TTGAATCAAATAACTGAAGCCGAAAAAGAGCAGTTTAAAAGCACATTAAAAACTCGCTTTCATCAAAATATGCATAGGCATAAAGAAATGAATTGGAGTACTATTTCAGACTTTCTTAATGCAAACGAATCCATTTTGAATACCATTTATAAGATGGAAAAAACTGGTGGTGAACCAGACCTCTTAAAATTTCCTGATGGCAGAATATTGTATCTTGATTTTAGTAAGGAAAGCCCCTCAGGTAGAAGAAGCTTGTGTTATGATCATGAAGCTTTAATAAATAGAAAAAAGAATCCACCCAAAAATAGCGCAGAAGATATCTCTAACGAACTGGGAATAAAAATATTAAATGAAAAGGATTACAAATACCTTCAATCTATAGAGAACTTTGATACCAAAACCTCTAGTTGGATTGAAACTCCCGAAGAAATCCGTAAATTAGGAGGTGCACTATTTGCCGATTTTAGATACAAGCATGTTTTTATTTATCATAATGGAGCAGATTCATATTACAGCGCCAGAGGTTTAAGAGGTTCTGTTGAAATCTCTATATAA
- a CDS encoding sensor histidine kinase, which yields MNIWNNLKIKLAKSISAHQNEGVDLSNYRNLLFYYILLFLLILSPISIIPGFIYSIELPEIKNLIYVCVGLFIILVAIGFLRKLSINTRKLIFIFSIFIVTWYTFFALKIEGPGIIYIFVLVIVSSLIHSARCAYYLLAADTIIILLIGLNLELNYISIDIGNIESSAAWLSLASNPIFLGVTIVVCIDLIFRKLEKIIQQLKNLNEQVKSDNQQLKTTQITLRDKNEELNKFAHTIAHDLKEPLRSMQSFAHLTISKYSDTLPDQAQEFLSHIKTSSVRMATLLDSLLEYAQIGSEKKTSSFHVKDIIEELKKDLNILIKENNAIIKHVDNLPEIIGYEIEFKQLMQNLISNAIKFKDINTKVEVNISVEEDAKNWKFKICDNGIGIDEKHQEKIFSIFHRLHKDKFPGTGLGLANCKKIVEMHNGNIWVESQLGKGSCFNFTISKDYA from the coding sequence ATGAATATTTGGAATAATTTAAAAATAAAGCTCGCGAAATCCATTTCTGCTCATCAGAATGAGGGTGTAGATTTATCTAATTATAGAAATCTATTATTCTACTATATACTGCTTTTTCTTTTAATTTTATCTCCAATATCTATTATTCCAGGCTTTATCTATTCAATTGAATTACCTGAAATAAAAAACCTAATTTATGTATGTGTAGGTCTATTCATTATTTTAGTTGCTATCGGCTTTTTAAGAAAATTAAGCATTAATACAAGAAAGCTAATATTCATTTTCAGCATATTTATAGTTACCTGGTATACTTTTTTTGCCTTAAAAATTGAAGGCCCAGGCATAATTTACATCTTCGTTTTGGTAATTGTATCCAGCCTAATTCACTCTGCACGTTGTGCATATTATTTGTTAGCAGCAGACACAATTATCATACTTCTAATTGGATTGAACCTCGAATTAAATTATATAAGTATAGACATAGGCAACATTGAAAGTTCAGCTGCTTGGTTGAGCTTAGCCTCAAATCCAATCTTTTTGGGAGTTACCATTGTAGTTTGTATTGATCTTATTTTCAGAAAACTTGAGAAGATAATCCAACAATTAAAAAATTTAAATGAACAAGTTAAATCAGATAACCAACAATTAAAAACTACACAAATAACACTTAGAGATAAAAATGAAGAGCTGAATAAATTTGCACATACCATCGCACATGATTTAAAGGAACCATTGAGATCTATGCAATCTTTTGCTCATCTAACGATATCTAAATACTCTGACACTTTACCCGATCAGGCACAGGAATTCTTATCACATATTAAAACCTCATCAGTAAGAATGGCTACCTTATTAGATTCCTTATTAGAATATGCTCAGATAGGGTCAGAAAAGAAAACCTCATCTTTTCATGTTAAGGATATAATAGAAGAATTAAAGAAAGATTTAAATATTTTGATTAAGGAGAATAATGCTATTATCAAGCATGTGGATAATCTACCTGAAATCATTGGATACGAAATTGAGTTTAAGCAATTAATGCAGAATTTGATTTCAAATGCTATAAAATTTAAAGATATCAATACCAAAGTTGAAGTCAATATCTCTGTTGAGGAGGACGCAAAAAACTGGAAGTTTAAAATTTGTGACAACGGAATTGGTATAGATGAAAAACACCAAGAGAAAATATTCTCAATATTCCATAGATTACATAAAGACAAATTCCCAGGGACTGGATTAGGCCTTGCAAATTGTAAAAAGATTGTGGAGATGCACAATGGAAATATATGGGTTGAGTCACAATTAGGAAAAGGCAGCTGCTTTAATTTCACAATAAGTAAAGATTACGCATAA
- the rpsF gene encoding 30S ribosomal protein S6 — MQLKNYETVFILTPVLSDAQMKDAVDKFRKVLEDKKAEIINVEQWGLKKLAYPIQHKSTGFYNLIEFKATPEVVAALELEYRRDEKIMRFLTVALDKHAIEYGERRRKGAFNKSKEQKEEVAK, encoded by the coding sequence ATGCAATTGAAAAATTACGAGACGGTATTCATACTTACTCCCGTTTTATCTGATGCTCAGATGAAGGATGCTGTCGACAAGTTCAGAAAAGTCTTAGAAGACAAAAAGGCAGAAATCATTAATGTTGAACAATGGGGCTTAAAAAAATTAGCTTACCCTATTCAGCATAAAAGTACTGGTTTCTACAACCTAATTGAATTTAAGGCTACACCTGAAGTTGTTGCTGCACTGGAGTTGGAGTATAGAAGAGACGAAAAAATCATGAGATTCTTAACAGTAGCTTTAGATAAGCATGCTATAGAATACGGAGAAAGACGCAGAAAAGGCGCATTTAACAAGTCTAAAGAACAAAAAGAGGAGGTAGCGAAATGA